The following coding sequences are from one Lolium rigidum isolate FL_2022 chromosome 6, APGP_CSIRO_Lrig_0.1, whole genome shotgun sequence window:
- the LOC124668184 gene encoding uncharacterized protein LOC124668184, translated as MGNFASCTLARIPGAAKGARVVLPDGGVRLVRPPATAAELMLEAPGHFLADARALQAGRRIAALAADEDLELGGVYAAFPMKRLGSKAAPADLARLAAVFTRDREAHARRPASAKVAAILVVAPPEVASVPAAEDDASLRAPRLDEMAVDDEAAAAEIGELKQRISCGRSSRRRPTLETIPEESYALAVC; from the coding sequence ATGGGGAACTTCGCGTCCTGCACGCTCGCCAGGATCCCCGGAGCGGCCAAGGGCGCCAGAGTCGTGCTCCCGGAcggtggggtgaggctggtcaggCCGCCGGCGACAGCGGCCGAGCTGATGCTCGAGGCGCCCGGCCACTTTCTGGCCGACGCGCGCGCGCTGCAGGCGGGGCGGCGGATCGCGGCGCTCGCCGCGGACGAGGACCTCGAGCTCGGCGGCGTCTATGCGGCGTTCCCCATGAAGCGGCTCGGCTCCAAGGCCGCGCCCGCGGACCTTGCGCGCCTGGCCGCCGTCTTCACCAGGGACAGGGAGGCCCATGCGCGGAGGCCCGCTTCCGCCAAGGTGGCCGCCATCCTCGTCGTGGCGCCGCCCGAGGTGGCTTCAGTTCCGGCGGCGGAGGATGACGCCTCACTCAGGGCGCCACGGCTTGATGAGATGGCCGTCGACGACGAGGCGGCCGCGGCAGAGATCGGAGAGCTCAAGCAGCGGATAAGCTGCGGTCGCTCGTCcaggcggcggccgacgctggAGACCATACCTGAGGAGAGCTACGCGCTAGCAGTATGCTAA